A single window of Rana temporaria chromosome 1, aRanTem1.1, whole genome shotgun sequence DNA harbors:
- the LOC120931410 gene encoding transcription factor SOX-3-like: MYTLVETSIKNPVQKPSTHTGEGVPSGVTSNTPNPEKFVSNAPNPERMHSMAPNPERMHSMAPNPERMHSMAPNPERMHSTAPNPERMHSTAPNPERMHSTAPNPERMHSNVPNPEMMHNTAPNSEMMHSNAPSLERMHSNAPNLEMMHSNAPNPERMHSTAPNLERMHSTAPNLERMHSTAPKPERMHSTAPNSEMMHSTAPNLERMHSNVPNPERMHSTAPNPKRMHSNAPNLERIHSTVPKLKRVTTSSAPQPERVTTSSAPQPERVTTSSAPQPERVTTSSAPQPERVTTSSAPQPERVTTSSAPQPERVTTSSAPQPERVTTSSAPQPERVTTSSAPQPERVTTSTAPQPERVTTSTAPQPERVTSMTPKPERVTSTASSPSQPKIKRPMNAFMLWSKQERKRIHEAFPKLHNSQISKRLGTDWKLLTDAQRRPFILESKRLCAEHISEFPDYKFTPRRKPKKLQQKDQDSLPGDNSAAGINPMVGSNGVGQRADHSAGVGQRADHSAGVGQRADHSAGVGQRADHSAGVGQRADHSAGVGQRADHSAGVGQRADHSAPMNGWPTGPYVFRQEQLGYMQHPGINHPLFQQMQRFAINGFHYGPMLAPTQTFRGLAPIYSILAPYTQQASGTMSFGSTAPRTESDSSSSPVSPHPQHIYSADMRDATRMYLPLNRNVSDPSSVSNRLQNVPQHYQNTGTGRNGMHNTNL; encoded by the coding sequence ATGTATACACTGGTGGAAACTAGCATCAAGAACCCTGTGCAGAAACCTAGCACACACACTGGGGAAGGTGTGCCTTCAGGGGTGACAAGCAATACTCCCAACCCAGAAAAGTTTGTAAGCAATGCTCCCAACCCAGAAAGGATGCACAGCATGGCTCCCAACCCAGAAAGGATGCACAGCATGGCTCCCAACCCAGAAAGGATGCACAGCATGGCTCCCAACCCAGAAAGAATGCACAGCACTGCTCCCAACCCAGAAAGGATGCACAGCACTGCTCCCAACCCAGAAAGGATGCACAGCACTGCTCCCAACCCAGAAAGGATGCACAGCAATGTTCCCAACCCAGAAATGATGCACAACACTGCTCCCAACTCAGAAATGATGCACAGCAATGCTCCCAGCCTAGAAAGGATGCACAGCAATGCTCCCAACCTAGAAATGATGCACAGCAATGCTCCCAACCCAGAAAGGATGCACAGCACTGCTCCCAACCTAGAAAGGATGCACAGCACTGCTCCCAACCTAGAAAGGATGCACAGCACTGCTCCCAAACCAGAGAGGATGCACAGCACTGCTCCCAACTCAGAAATGATGCACAGCACTGCTCCCAACCTAGAAAGGATGCACAGCAATGTTCCCAACCCAGAAAGGATGCACAGCACGGCTCCCAACCCAAAAAGGATGCACAGCAATGCTCCCAACCTAGAAAGGATTCACAGCACTGTTCCTAAACTAAAAAGGGTGACCACCAGCTCTGCTCCTCAACCGGAAAGGGTGACCACCAGCTCTGCTCCTCAACCGGAAAGGGTGACCACCAGCTCTGCTCCTCAACCGGAAAGGGTGACCACCAGCTCTGCTCCTCAACCGGAAAGGGTGACCACCAGCTCTGCTCCTCAACCGGAAAGGGTGACCACCAGCTCTGCTCCTCAACCGGAAAGGGTGACCACCAGCTCTGCTCCTCAACCGGAAAGGGTGACCACCAGCTCTGCTCCTCAACCGGAAAGGGTGACCACCAGCTCTGCTCCTCAACCGGAAAGGGTGACCACCAGCACTGCTCCTCAACCGGAAAGGGTGACCACCAGCACTGCTCCTCAACCGGAAAGGGTGACAAGTATGACTCCTAAACCAGAAAGGGTGACAAGCACTGCTTCTTCGCCAAGCCAACCCAAAATAAAGAGGCCTATGAATGCTTTTATGTTGTGGTCAAAGCAAGAGAGAAAAAGGATACATGAAGCATTTCCCAAGTTGCATAATTCTCAGATCAGCAAACGGCTGGGAACAGACTGGAAACTTCTTACTGACGCCCAAAGGAGACCCTTTATCCTTGAATCAAAAAGACTGTGCGCAGAACACATTTCCGAATTTCCGGATTATAAATTCACCCCAAGGAGAAAGCCAAAGAAACTACAGCAAAAAGACCAGGATTCCCTGCCTGGTGATAATTCAGCTGCGGGTATTAATCCCATGGTGGGTTCTAACGGAGTTGGTCAGCGGGCAGACCATTCTGCCGGCGTTGGTCAGCGGGCAGACCATTCTGCCGGCGTTGGTCAGCGGGCAGACCATTCTGCCGGCGTTGGTCAGCGGGCAGACCATTCTGCCGGCGTTGGTCAGCGGGCAGACCATTCTGCCGGCGTTGGTCAGCGGGCAGACCATTCTGCCGGCGTTGGTCAGCGGGCAGACCATTCTGCCCCTATGAATGGATGGCCGACAGGTCCATATGTTTTTAGGCAGGAGCAGCTTGGCTACATGCAACATCCTGGTATTAACCATCCCCTATTTCAGCAAATGCAAAGGTTTGCTATTAATGGCTTCCATTATGGTCCCATGTTGGCTCCTACTCAGACTTTTAGGGGTTTAGCTCCCATATATAGCATACTAGCACCCTACACTCAGCAGGCTTCTGGTACCATGAGCTTTGGCTCTACAGCACCAAGGACTGAATCTGATTCTAGCTCTTCTCCGGTCTCCCCACACCCTCAACATATTTACTCAGCAGATATGAGGGATGCAACACGCATGTATTTGCCTCTAAATCGAAATGTCAGTGACCCATCTTCCGTATCAAACCGGCTACAGAATGTTCCTCAGCACTACCAAAATACCGGCACTGGAAGGAATGGGATGCATAATACAAACCTATAA